A segment of the Primulina huaijiensis isolate GDHJ02 unplaced genomic scaffold, ASM1229523v2 scaffold43215, whole genome shotgun sequence genome:
GTTGAGGCCTCTAATTCTTTCTTGAATTCCAAATGGCATCGACCTCGATGACTCGCTCCTGGACTGCCAAGGAAAACAAGGCCTTCGAGAAGGCATTGGCAGTGTTTGACGAGGACACACCGGACCGTTGGGACAATATCGCCAAGAGCATCGGAGGCCGTACTCCGGAGGAAGTCAAGAGGCAATACCAAATACTTTTGGATGATATCAAATACATTGAGAGTGGTAGAGTGCCATTCCCTAACTACAAAACCACTGGACCTGCTAACATGAGAGATCAGGAGCAAAGGTATAATACATaactaattaatatataaataaatattggaaacatataatgttttttattttcaatttaattaatgtttgCGACAATACTTTTTTTTAAGTGTGACAATAATATATCattcttaattattt
Coding sequences within it:
- the LOC140969966 gene encoding transcription factor RADIALIS-like, producing the protein MASTSMTRSWTAKENKAFEKALAVFDEDTPDRWDNIAKSIGGRTPEEVKRQYQILLDDIKYIESGRVPFPNYKTTGPANMRDQEQ